CGCGGTGGATAGACAGCGATCAGCCGAAAAAACTTGAGGAATTTCGGAATAAGGCCCGGGAACATCTGGCCTTTGACGGTGCTGGTGATCTTGCCTATCTCGCGCCCACACGCGTAAATTTGGCCCTAATCATCGAGCGATGGCCAAACATCCGTTTTCATACCACCCGCGAGCATTTAAGTTCTGGCAACTAACCCAAGTTGCAAGCTTCTTTCAAAGGGATATTTGTTTTTTCAACGATTTAGGAGTTACGCTGTTGAACTTGTAACTCTAGACAGGATTGAGTTTTTTTCTGTCATCCTGCGACTCCGCTTCGCTTCGCGTAGAATGACTTACTATTTTTCAACTGCGTAACTCCTACGATTATGATCGCTTTCTTTTTTTAGTCACTTTATTAGTCGTCGGTTGATTGATGACAGGTTTATGTTCCACATTTTCTTTTTCTTCAATCCATATCAACTCTCCGCTATCTGTGTCCAGTAGGCTCAGGGTCATCCGAAAATATTTTTCCGTCATATCATATTTTTTCGGTGGTGTATCGTGGATGACTGCAATTAGACGATAATTTTTTGACTTGAGTTTATCGAAGCGAAATTTTGGCGGTCGGTTGTTATCGCGTAAGCGAAAATTTTTGTCTTCGTTTATTTCATTTCCTCCGTCATCATCGGTTATACGCACCACTTCTGAATTTATGAGCCGTGACTTAATTTGATTGCCGATTTCCTTGACATCCAAGGAGGCGTTAGTTTTATCCTTGACCTCGCCAACAGCAATTAATGGTTTATGATTACCGATGGCACGACTCTCCAAAAGGGCATCCACGACATGATCAACGAGTGTTCGCAGGTCAATGGGAAAAACACGCTCAATCGGAGCCGTTGTCGTTGTGGTTGAGCCTGGCTCTTCTCCTGTGGTTGATTCCTGCTCAGATTCTGGGGGAGTGGTAGCGCAACCGGCAATGAAAACGGCGAACAATATCGCCAATACCCGGTAAGGATATCTGTTTCTATTCATCCAAATCTCCGAGAAACACCTTGTTTTAGCTGTGTGAGGAAAAGAGACAATTTTCATAAGAATAATTGTCAGTCATAAAATTAAACCACGATCATAACATGGCGGCAAATAATTTCCAGCATCAAATTGTGAACTGTCTTTATATAACTCAAATTGCTTAGGAGTTACGCAGTTGAAAAATAGCAAGTCATTCTGCGCGAAGCGAAGCGTAGTCGCAGAATCTATCACATAGATTCTGTGACTACGGTCGCTAACGCACCCTCCGCGCAGAATGACAACAAAAAAACTCAATTCTTTAATAGAGTTGCAAGTTCAACTGCGTAACTCCTATTGCTACCTATGCACCTGAAGTTGTATTCGACTGTAGGTGTTGTGGCATAAAGATTGTCACCACGAAGGTGACAATGGGTATTTATATATAAAGTAATATAAATTAATTTTTGTTTTCAACAACTAATGGTTTGCTTTTTTATTTTTTATCAATTTATTTCTGTTTAAAGGAGTAAACTTTCATGAAAAACATAACTTTCATTACAACTTTTTCAATCTCATTATTCTTATCTTTTCCTCCCATCGTCACCGCTGAATCTCCGACAGGAATATTCAACCCAAGCAATAACCATACTTACACCTTTTTTAATACACCCCTAGATTGGGGTTCAGCGCAATCTGCTTGCGGTCAATTGGGTGGTTATCTGGCAACCATTACCAGCCAGGAGGAAAATGACTGGATTACAACGAATATAATA
The genomic region above belongs to Gammaproteobacteria bacterium and contains:
- a CDS encoding penicillin-binding protein activator, producing the protein MNRNRYPYRVLAILFAVFIAGCATTPPESEQESTTGEEPGSTTTTTAPIERVFPIDLRTLVDHVVDALLESRAIGNHKPLIAVGEVKDKTNASLDVKEIGNQIKSRLINSEVVRITDDDGGNEINEDKNFRLRDNNRPPKFRFDKLKSKNYRLIAVIHDTPPKKYDMTEKYFRMTLSLLDTDSGELIWIEEKENVEHKPVINQPTTNKVTKKRKRS